From a region of the Coleofasciculus chthonoplastes PCC 7420 genome:
- a CDS encoding two-partner secretion domain-containing protein, which produces MSSPFFEHSIGVTRPYVEPIQSSKHRYWWLGWVSVFTSLTVFISQDTPLLAQITPDHTLEAESSVVTPNAQVRGGLADLIEGGAIREANLFHSFQEFNIEAGQRVYFANPVGIERIFSRVTGNNPSAILGTLGVNGGANLFFLNPNGIIFGENAQLDIQGSFVASTANSVGFEDGSSFSATHPEDSSLLTISVPLGLQYGQEPPAGVVNGGNLALPEGENLTLVGGTVVNSGQISAPGGTISLTAVPSQGLINLDLTGGVTSVDLPFNPDTGEVLSAASGLTRLLEKAGLTPANIPIDFNLGTVAILGSVDTANPLGSGGEINVTGNRIQLLNGAIDASGVTGGEINLTSTFVENRGQIRADGERGGSLKIKVSNFLDTGVLSATGSAGDGGTIQVDYQGTVIQTANALTAVTGSEKAGRIRFQGGRVFTTSGNLQAQGELGGEIQLFGQRLQLLGTEVNASGNSGGGAILVGGDYQGNTVGAENADYTLVNHGTRLEADGLRVGDGGKVIVWADGETDFYGSLTARGGELGGNGGLLEVSGKGSLVFGGWGDASAANGVAGELLLDPKNITIDTGVTENSFQL; this is translated from the coding sequence ATGAGCAGTCCTTTCTTTGAGCATTCAATCGGAGTAACGCGCCCCTACGTTGAGCCGATTCAATCCTCAAAACATCGGTATTGGTGGTTAGGATGGGTGAGTGTTTTCACCAGTCTTACTGTTTTTATCAGTCAGGATACTCCCCTGCTCGCCCAGATTACCCCAGATCATACCTTAGAGGCTGAGAGTTCTGTGGTCACACCCAATGCTCAAGTGCGGGGAGGATTAGCGGATTTAATTGAAGGGGGGGCAATCCGAGAGGCTAATTTGTTCCACAGTTTTCAGGAATTTAATATCGAAGCGGGACAACGGGTTTATTTTGCTAATCCAGTCGGAATTGAAAGGATTTTTAGTCGGGTAACTGGGAATAACCCTTCAGCTATTTTAGGGACATTGGGGGTTAATGGGGGGGCGAATCTGTTTTTCCTCAATCCCAATGGGATTATTTTTGGCGAAAATGCCCAGTTAGATATTCAGGGTTCCTTTGTGGCGAGTACGGCGAATTCTGTAGGATTTGAGGATGGCTCATCCTTTAGTGCCACGCATCCAGAAGACTCCTCATTATTAACCATAAGTGTACCCTTGGGATTGCAGTATGGACAAGAGCCGCCAGCAGGGGTGGTGAATGGGGGGAATTTAGCGCTTCCAGAGGGGGAGAATTTGACTCTGGTGGGGGGTACGGTGGTAAATTCGGGGCAAATATCAGCACCGGGAGGAACGATTAGTCTTACTGCTGTGCCGAGCCAAGGTTTAATTAATTTGGATTTAACTGGAGGAGTTACCTCTGTTGATTTGCCATTTAATCCTGATACAGGCGAGGTTCTGTCGGCTGCGTCAGGTTTAACCAGGTTACTGGAAAAGGCGGGATTGACTCCAGCTAATATCCCGATTGATTTTAATCTGGGAACTGTAGCCATTTTAGGTTCTGTAGATACGGCAAATCCTCTGGGTAGTGGCGGTGAAATTAACGTGACAGGGAATCGGATTCAACTACTCAATGGCGCGATTGATGCTAGCGGCGTTACTGGGGGGGAAATTAATCTCACCAGTACCTTTGTGGAAAATCGGGGACAGATTCGGGCAGATGGTGAAAGGGGCGGTAGTCTCAAGATTAAGGTTAGTAATTTTCTGGATACTGGGGTTCTCAGTGCCACAGGAAGTGCAGGGGATGGGGGAACCATTCAGGTGGATTATCAGGGAACGGTGATTCAAACCGCTAATGCGTTGACTGCTGTCACGGGAAGTGAAAAGGCGGGGAGGATTCGGTTTCAGGGGGGACGGGTTTTCACCACTTCTGGTAATCTCCAAGCACAGGGGGAGTTGGGGGGTGAAATTCAGTTATTTGGGCAGAGGTTGCAACTGTTGGGGACAGAGGTCAATGCTAGTGGGAATAGCGGTGGCGGTGCGATTCTGGTGGGTGGAGATTATCAGGGGAATACGGTTGGGGCGGAGAATGCCGACTATACTCTAGTGAATCATGGCACAAGGTTAGAAGCCGATGGGTTGAGGGTTGGGGATGGGGGGAAAGTAATTGTTTGGGCAGATGGGGAGACGGATTTTTATGGCAGTTTGACGGCGCGAGGTGGGGAATTAGGGGGAAATGGGGGATTGTTGGAGGTGTCGGGGAAAGGGAGTTTGGTGTTTGGTGGGTGGGGAGATGCGAGTGCGGCGAATGGGGTGGCGGGGGAGCTATTGTTAGACCCGAAGAATATTACGATTGATACAGGGGTGACGGAAAACTCGTTTCAATTATAG
- a CDS encoding beta strand repeat-containing protein produces the protein MENCHNLFRIAIVDPNPAPGNRFGLGTAVLANNNIVVSSPFDDFRVTDGGAVYLFDSNTGAVLGSIYGDNPGDRFGSGEITALSNSNYVFGNPDADIGGVGNAGTVILADGTTGAEISRISGTNPNDNFGNREITALSNGNYVFGNPEADIGGVGNTGTVILANGTTGAEISRISGTNPNDRFGDRAITGLINGNYVFGNPRAEIDGVETAGTVILANGTTGAEISRISGTNPNDRFGDRAITALSNGNYVFGNFRAEIDGVENAGTVILANGTTGAEISRISGTEQTDFFGSNDITALSNGNYVFGNQEAEIGGVGDVGTVILANGTTGEEISRIYGTNKNNSFGSGKITVLSNGNYVFGNPADIGTVGDAGTVILADGVTGAEISRISGTNPNDSFGSGEITALSNGNYVFGNFRADIQGVGDAGTVILADGTTGTEINRISGTNPDDRFGNGDIRILSDGNYVFANPNADIGGVVDAGTVILANGTTGEEISRISGTNRNDNFGSGGIIALSNGNYLVASPAANNNAGRVDIGIANPSSLSRSYFPNRNITLTPATITKITNTGTPVTLQANNDITVNQAIITNNPTGSGGALSLEAGRSILLNADITTDNGNLSLLANQPLAAGVINSERDPGAAEITMKPGTTINTGFGDVTLQLDTDAGLTYNSVGTIALENINAETLTVDSAGAILGNGILTINGTGITTLNAGNSDIILNQNNDFRTLSINGGQTVIINDRNDINLNNSLVFGNFNVNARGDITSQDIVNPSGSITLTSTNGSIDTTQGTLRTFSFGVGGAIALSAQGNITLGNLDARGVNGGGNITLTSQGRIAAANGFIRSSTMSPSSDSGQAGDITIQAESVSLTNTILSASTFGSGKGGTITINAGEFVELLNDSLVLTTTTENGDAGDIEITTSQLNIFNGSQIGTATVNQGAGGNITINASDTIRIAGTSADGQVPSGLFTAALPGSTGIAGDLAIASQTLSLENGSQISARSKGEGNAGQITLTITDRLIATDSSILTATDQSAGGAINITAADIRLWGDSDITTSVSRGGDNGGNIMITADSILAFADSDILAFARDGRGGDITLNTPIFFGFGYTPAAKGTDPATLDHNQRVDINADAAIDGIITLPNLTFIENSLTNLPDNFIDTDNIIANSCMVRTNQPNGRFTITGAGNLPPRPGDFTMSPYPTGTVRMIPTESTTRPWQKGDPIVESTGVYRLPDGRLVMSQDCS, from the coding sequence ATGGAAAATTGCCACAATCTATTTAGGATTGCTATAGTTGACCCCAATCCCGCGCCGGGAAATCGATTTGGGTTAGGTACTGCGGTACTGGCAAATAACAACATTGTGGTGAGTTCTCCATTCGACGATTTCAGGGTAACGGATGGGGGAGCCGTATACTTATTTGACTCGAACACTGGGGCGGTGCTTGGAAGTATTTATGGTGATAACCCAGGGGATAGGTTCGGCTCTGGTGAAATAACAGCGTTGAGCAATAGTAATTATGTTTTCGGTAATCCAGATGCAGATATTGGGGGGGTAGGGAATGCTGGGACAGTAATTCTGGCTGATGGCACCACAGGGGCGGAAATTAGCCGGATTTCTGGTACTAACCCAAATGATAATTTCGGGAATCGTGAAATAACAGCTTTGAGCAATGGTAATTATGTTTTTGGCAATCCAGAGGCAGATATTGGGGGGGTAGGGAATACTGGGACAGTGATTCTGGCTAATGGCACCACGGGGGCGGAAATTAGCCGTATCTCTGGTACTAACCCAAATGATAGATTCGGCGATCGTGCAATAACAGGCTTGATCAATGGTAATTATGTTTTCGGCAATCCAAGGGCAGAGATTGACGGGGTAGAGACTGCTGGGACGGTAATTCTGGCTAATGGCACCACGGGGGCGGAAATTAGCCGTATCTCTGGTACTAACCCAAATGATAGATTCGGCGATCGTGCAATAACAGCATTGAGCAATGGTAATTATGTTTTCGGCAATTTTAGGGCAGAGATTGACGGGGTAGAGAATGCTGGGACGGTAATTCTGGCAAATGGCACTACGGGGGCAGAAATTAGCCGGATCTCTGGTACTGAGCAAACCGATTTTTTCGGCTCTAATGACATAACAGCTTTGAGCAATGGTAATTATGTTTTTGGCAATCAAGAGGCAGAGATTGGGGGGGTAGGGGATGTTGGAACGGTGATTCTGGCTAATGGCACCACGGGGGAGGAAATTAGCCGGATCTATGGTACTAACAAAAACAATTCGTTCGGCTCTGGTAAAATAACAGTTTTGAGCAATGGTAATTATGTTTTTGGCAATCCAGCAGATATTGGGACGGTAGGGGATGCTGGGACAGTGATTCTGGCTGATGGCGTCACGGGGGCGGAAATTAGCCGTATCTCTGGTACTAACCCAAACGACTCGTTCGGCTCTGGTGAAATAACAGCATTGAGCAATGGTAATTATGTTTTCGGCAATTTTAGGGCAGATATTCAGGGGGTGGGGGATGCTGGGACGGTAATTCTGGCTGATGGCACCACGGGGACAGAAATTAACCGTATCTCTGGCACTAACCCAGACGATAGATTCGGCAACGGTGACATAAGAATCTTGAGCGATGGTAATTATGTTTTTGCCAATCCCAACGCAGATATTGGGGGGGTAGTGGATGCTGGGACAGTAATTCTAGCTAATGGCACCACGGGGGAGGAAATTAGCCGGATCTCTGGTACTAACCGAAACGATAATTTCGGCTCGGGTGGAATAATCGCCTTAAGCAATGGTAATTACCTGGTAGCTAGCCCCGCCGCCAACAATAATGCCGGACGAGTAGATATCGGTATCGCCAACCCCTCCTCCCTCAGCCGCAGTTATTTCCCAAACCGCAATATCACCCTCACTCCCGCCACAATTACCAAGATCACCAATACCGGAACCCCTGTCACCCTGCAAGCAAATAACGATATTACCGTTAACCAAGCCATTATTACTAATAATCCCACAGGTAGTGGCGGCGCTTTATCCCTAGAAGCCGGACGCAGTATTCTCCTCAATGCCGATATCACCACCGATAACGGCAATCTATCTCTGTTAGCCAATCAACCTCTAGCAGCAGGAGTGATTAATTCAGAACGAGATCCGGGTGCAGCCGAAATTACCATGAAACCGGGGACTACGATTAATACTGGTTTTGGCGATGTCACCCTTCAATTAGACACAGACGCCGGATTAACTTATAACAGCGTGGGTACGATCGCTCTGGAGAACATCAATGCCGAAACCCTCACCGTTGATTCCGCCGGAGCCATCCTCGGTAACGGTATCCTCACCATCAATGGCACAGGAATAACGACCTTAAATGCGGGTAACAGCGATATCATTCTGAATCAAAACAATGATTTTAGAACTCTTAGTATAAACGGAGGTCAAACTGTAATCATTAACGATCGCAATGATATTAACCTCAACAACTCCTTAGTCTTTGGCAATTTCAATGTCAACGCCAGAGGAGACATTACCAGCCAAGATATAGTTAACCCCAGCGGTTCAATCACACTCACCAGCACGAACGGTTCTATCGATACCACCCAAGGTACGCTCCGTACATTTTCCTTCGGGGTTGGTGGTGCGATCGCGCTTTCGGCTCAAGGTAATATTACCCTGGGCAATCTTGACGCTCGTGGGGTAAATGGTGGCGGTAATATTACACTCACCAGTCAAGGGAGAATTGCTGCAGCCAATGGTTTCATCCGTAGTAGTACCATGAGTCCTAGCAGTGATTCAGGTCAAGCTGGGGACATTACGATTCAGGCTGAATCCGTTTCCTTGACTAACACAATCCTATCCGCTTCTACCTTTGGTTCAGGGAAAGGAGGAACAATTACCATCAATGCCGGTGAATTCGTAGAATTACTCAATGACAGTCTAGTCCTAACCACAACAACAGAGAACGGCGATGCTGGAGACATAGAAATAACCACCAGCCAACTGAACATTTTTAACGGTTCACAAATTGGAACAGCAACAGTCAATCAAGGAGCCGGGGGCAATATAACCATCAACGCCTCAGACACCATCAGAATCGCGGGTACTTCCGCCGACGGTCAGGTACCCAGTGGTCTATTTACCGCCGCCCTTCCCGGCTCAACTGGAATAGCTGGAGATTTAGCGATCGCCTCTCAAACATTATCCCTGGAAAACGGCTCACAAATCTCTGCCCGAAGTAAAGGAGAAGGTAACGCCGGTCAAATTACTCTGACGATTACCGACAGGCTCATCGCCACCGATAGCAGTATCCTCACCGCCACCGATCAATCCGCAGGCGGCGCCATTAATATCACCGCTGCTGATATCCGACTCTGGGGCGACAGCGACATCACCACCAGTGTCTCCAGGGGGGGTGACAACGGTGGGAACATCATGATCACCGCTGACTCCATCCTGGCATTTGCTGATAGCGATATTCTAGCCTTTGCCCGTGATGGCAGAGGTGGGGATATCACATTGAATACTCCCATCTTCTTCGGCTTCGGCTATACCCCTGCAGCCAAAGGCACCGATCCAGCTACCCTAGATCATAACCAACGTGTCGATATCAATGCCGATGCCGCGATCGATGGCATCATTACCTTACCCAACCTCACGTTTATTGAGAATAGCCTCACCAATTTACCGGACAATTTCATCGACACTGATAATATAATTGCCAACAGCTGCATGGTTCGGACTAATCAGCCCAATGGCAGATTCACCATCACAGGCGCTGGAAACTTACCCCCGCGTCCCGGTGATTTTACCATGTCTCCCTATCCCACCGGCACCGTGCGGATGATTCCCACAGAAAGTACAACTCGCCCCTGGCAAAAAGGCGATCCGATTGTCGAATCCACTGGAGTCTATCGACTCCCTGATGGACGATTGGTGATGAGTCAGGATTGTTCTTAA
- a CDS encoding IS630 family transposase: MNIIDELANFINQTKETKEIKRALAVKMILEGKSYREVKEILKVSHSFISQWKNQALFQGVESLKLQYKGRAGYLKSEEKEQTIQWLREQDYLRLSDLQKYLQEQYNVVFESNQSYYSLFKEAQVSWKKTQKKNPAKNDELVKAKKKEIEARLEKWKPEIEAGSRTVLMLDECHLLWGDLLGYAWGRTDARIEVPLKNEKERQTYYGALDYQTKEFIVKEYKSGNSENTIDFIEYLQRKRPGKKLSIFWDGATYHDSKQFREYLKTINQDLSEEDWLISCTKFAPNAPEQNPVEDIWLQVKTFIRQFYHLCSSFKIVKWLFKFFADGQIFDFPKIFQYGKLPQSI, from the coding sequence ATGAACATTATAGATGAATTGGCTAATTTTATCAATCAGACAAAAGAGACCAAAGAAATTAAAAGAGCCTTGGCGGTAAAAATGATTTTGGAAGGAAAATCTTATCGTGAAGTCAAAGAAATATTAAAAGTTTCTCACAGTTTTATCAGCCAATGGAAAAATCAAGCGCTTTTTCAGGGTGTAGAAAGTTTAAAGCTTCAATATAAAGGTAGAGCAGGTTACTTAAAATCTGAAGAAAAAGAGCAAACAATTCAGTGGTTGAGAGAACAAGATTATCTAAGATTATCAGACTTGCAGAAGTATTTGCAGGAGCAATATAATGTAGTTTTTGAGTCCAATCAAAGTTATTATAGCTTATTTAAAGAGGCTCAAGTGAGTTGGAAAAAGACTCAAAAAAAGAATCCGGCTAAAAATGATGAATTAGTCAAAGCTAAAAAAAAAGAAATAGAGGCAAGGCTAGAAAAATGGAAACCGGAAATAGAAGCTGGAAGCCGGACGGTGCTTATGCTTGACGAATGTCATCTGCTGTGGGGTGATTTGTTAGGTTATGCGTGGGGAAGAACAGATGCAAGAATAGAAGTCCCTCTCAAAAATGAAAAAGAAAGACAGACTTATTATGGGGCTTTAGATTATCAAACCAAAGAGTTTATAGTCAAAGAATATAAAAGTGGAAACAGCGAAAATACAATCGATTTCATCGAATATTTACAAAGGAAACGACCCGGGAAAAAATTATCGATATTTTGGGATGGTGCAACTTACCATGATTCCAAGCAGTTTCGAGAATACTTAAAGACAATTAATCAAGATTTATCAGAGGAAGACTGGTTGATAAGTTGTACAAAATTTGCTCCGAACGCTCCCGAACAAAATCCAGTCGAAGATATTTGGTTGCAAGTTAAAACTTTCATTAGACAATTTTATCATCTTTGCAGCTCTTTTAAAATAGTTAAGTGGTTATTTAAGTTTTTTGCTGATGGTCAAATATTCGATTTTCCCAAAATATTTCAGTATGGAAAATTGCCACAATCTATTTAG